One window of the Camelina sativa cultivar DH55 chromosome 1, Cs, whole genome shotgun sequence genome contains the following:
- the LOC104787434 gene encoding serine/threonine-protein kinase WNK2-like, translating to MNCEESFVEVDPSGRYGRYDEVLGKGASKTVYRAFDEYEGIEVAWNQVKLRNFTRNPEELEKFFREIHLLKTLNHQNIMKFYTSWVDTHNLSINFVTELFTSGTLRQYRLRHRRVNIKAVKQWCKQILKGLLYLHSRSPPIIHRDLKCDNIFINGNQGQVKIGDLGLAAILRKSHAVHCVGTPEFMAPEVYDEEYNELVDVYAFGMCVLEMVTFDYPYSECTHPAQIYKKVTSGKKPEAFYLVKDPEVREFVEKCLATVTSRLTALELLQDPFLQDYDNVDGFDMRPIDYYNGYDETGVFLRQPLIDQYDSSSQICEIDLFANDDEDHVDISIKGKRNDSDGIFLRIRISDVEGRIRNIYFPFETAIDTALSVATEMVSELDITNQDVAKIAEMIDAEIAALVPDWKTDTECSQNVINNNNNNNNTAGFCGDCASNGYIQEETVSSSGEKSHHHHHHEFDSSEDKSCSSVHGRFADIWGLRESHSDDGEKQSSRKVRSGCWWSENEMRRELRWLKARHKIQLMRVRGQTICETPTEISVTPTGNSASPPLLYRAISLPVDAVDIM from the exons GTACAGAGCGTTTGATGAGTATGAAGGGATAGAAGTAGCATGGAACCAAGTAAAGCTTCGAAATTTCACAAGGAATCCTGAAGAATTAGAGAAGTTCTTCAGAGAGATTCATCTTCTCAAGACTTTGAATCATCAAAACATTATGAAATTCTACACTTCTTGGGTTGATACACACAATTTATCAATCAATTTCGTCACTGAGCTCTTCACCTCTGGTACTCTCAGACA GTATAGGTTGAGACATAGAAGGGTGAATATAAAAGCAGTGAAGCAATGGTGCAAACAGATTCTAAAAGGGCTTCTTTATCTTCATAGTCGTTCTCCACCAATTATTCATAGAGATCTCAAATGTGATAACATCTTTATTAATGGGAACCAAGGTCAAGTCAAGATTGGTGATCTTGGACTCGCTGCCATTCTTCGTAAATCACATGCCGTTCATTGCGTTG GAACTCCTGAGTTTATGGCTCCAGAAGTGTATGATGAGGAATACAATGAGTTGGTTGATGTATATGCTTTTGGAATGTGTGTGTTGGAGATGGTCACTTTTGATTACCCTTACAGCGAGTGTACTCACCCTGCTCAAATCTACAAGAAAGTTACCTCG gGGAAAAAGCCTGAAGCTTTTTACTTAGTGAAGGACCCTGAGGTTCGTGAGTTTGTTGAGAAGTGTTTAGCTACTGTGACGTCTAGGCTTACTGCATTGGAGCTTTTACAAGACCCTTTTCTACAAGATTATGATAATGTGGATGGATTTGATATGAGACCTATTGATTACTATAATGGTTATGATGAAACTGGTGTGTTCCTTAGACAACCTCTGATTGATCAGTATGACTCGTCGTCACAGATATGTGAGATTGATCTTTTCGCTAATGATGATGAGGACCATGTTGACATTTCGATTAAAGGGAAGAGAAATGATAGTGATGGGATATTTTTGAGGATCAGAATCTCTGATGTTGAAG GACGGATAAGGAACATTTACTTCCCTTTTGAGACAGCTATTGATACTGCATTGAGTGTAGCAACAGagatggtatcagagctagacATAACGAATCAAGATGTTGCGAAAATCGCTGAGATGATCGATGCAGAGATTGCTGCATTGGTACCTGATTGGAAAACTGATACAGAATGTTCCCAAAATgtgatcaacaacaacaacaacaacaacaacactgcAGGGTTCTGTGGTGATTGTGCTTCAAACGGGTATATACAAGAAGAGACTGTATCATCATCAGGAGAGAAAtcgcatcatcatcatcatcatgagtTTGATAGTTCTGAGGACAAGAGCTGTTCTTCAGTTCACGGTAGGTTTGCGGATATTTGGGGTTTGAGAGAATCACATTCTGATGATGGAGAAAAACAGAGTTCAAGAAAGGTCAGAAGTGGTTGTTGGTGGTCAGAGAATGAGATGAGAAGAGAACTGAGATGGCTTAAGGCAAGGCATAAGATTCAGCTTATGAGAGTGAGAGGTCAAACGATATGCGAGACACCAACGGAGATCTCTGTTACACCAACGGGAAACTCAGCTTCGCCGCCTCTTCTTTACAGGGCTATATCACTTCCTGTGGATGCTGTGGATATAATGTGA
- the LOC104787451 gene encoding imidazoleglycerol-phosphate dehydratase 1, chloroplastic encodes MELSSSSSAIFSHSSSQLLRPKLVFKDLLPRRAMLVSSSSSSSSLPRFLRMKSQSPIRQSISCASSFSENVSQATNSYPSIALARIGEVKRVTKETNVSVKINLDGTGVADSSTGIPFLDHMLDQLASHGLFDVHVRATGDVHIDDHHSNEDIALAIGTALLKALGERKGINRFGDFTAPLDEALIHVSLDLSGRPYLGYNLKIPTQRVGTYDTQLVEHFFQSLVNTSGMTLHIRQLAGENSHHIIEATFKAFARALRQATEDDPRRGGTIPSSKGVLSRS; translated from the exons ATGGAGCTGtcgtcttcctcctccgccATATTTAGCCACTCTTCATCTCAACTTCTCAGACCTAAGCTCGTGTTTAAAGATTTACTTCCTCGTAGAGCGATgctcgtttcttcttcttcttcttcatcttcgctTCCTCGATTTTTGCGGATGAAATCTCAATCTCCGATTCGCCAATCTATCTCCTGCGCTTCTTCTTTCAGTGAGAACGTTTCCCAGGCAACCAATTCTTATCCTTCTATAGCATTAG CTCGAATTGGAGAAGTAAAGAGAGTAACAAAGGAAACGAATGTATCAGTGAAGATTAATCTAGATGGTACTGGAGTTGCAGATAGTTCTACTGGTATCCCTTTTCTTGACCATATGTTAGAT CAACTTGCTTCGCATGGTTTGTTTGATGTGCACGTTAGAGCTACTGGTGATGTTCACATCGATGATCATCACAGTAATGAAGATATAGCTCTTGCCATTGGAACA GCTCTGTTAAAGGCCCTTGGTGAGCGTAAAGGTATTAACCGGTTTGGTGACTTCACAGCTCCGCTTGATGAAGCGCTTATACATGTTTCCCTG GACTTGTCTGGTCGACCATATCTTGGTTACAACTTGAAGATTCCAACCCAGAGAGTTGGAACATACGACACTCAG TTGGTGGAGCACTTTTTCCAATCGTTGGTGAATACTTCTGGTATGACACTTCACATCCGGCAG CTTGCTGGTGAAAATTCTCATCACATAATAGAGGCTACCTTTAAGGCCTTTGCCAGGGCTCTACGACAAGCAACAGAGGATGATCCACGCCGCGGTGGGACGATACCAAG TTCAAAAGGAGTCTTGTCACGGTCTTGA